The Nostoc sp. 'Lobaria pulmonaria (5183) cyanobiont' DNA window GTAGGAGTAGAAGTAGCTGGTAAAAGTTGAGAATCGGCGGTTTTTTTGGGTGCTGTGACGAAAAACAAAAAACTGCTAATTAAAGCCAGCAAGACAAATCCTGCAATTCCCCCAATAAAGATAATTCGGGGTTGCAACCAAATTTTAGGTGCTGCAACAGGGGTATCGCGTACAGCCACTGGAATATCATCGCCAAGGTCATTCGATGAGTTTTGCGGTTTTCCAGAAAACCCTGCCTTATTCAAGGGTAAACTCCTGTTTTTGTGGAATAGCCATAACAGATTTTGCACTGGACAAAAGTAGACGTAACAGGTAGCATTTTACATCTGTGGTTCTTAGGCGCAACCTTGACAAACCTTTTAGAACTATACGTCAAGCTGGGAGGATTAGTCCTGGTAGGTTTTATACTGGGACGCAAACTACCTGTAACAGTTCCTACACGTTTGGGACGGTTTCTTTTTTGGGTGGGAGTACCTATAAGCATAGTATCGTTTTTGCGTCAATCTAGCTTGTCGGGGCAAATTTGGATTGCACCTGCGATCGCTTACCTAGCCATTTTACTAGGAGCATTTTTAGCTTGCTTAGGGATTAAAGCACAAGTCCATTTTAGAAATACCGTCCCCCAAGCACCAACTCAGGCTAGCTTGATATTAGCAGCAATGTTGGGTAATACAGGTTATCTTGGCTTTCCGATTACCTTAGCAATGGTAGGCAAGGAATACTTTGCTTGGGCGTTATTTTACGATTTGCTAGGTTCATTCCCAGGAGCTTATGGCTTGGGTGTGTTACTAGCAGCGCGTTTTGGCGGTGGTATCCATAATCATTGGCAGATTGCTAGGCCCATCTTAATTAATCCTGCCCTGTGGGGTTTCGGATTTGGCTTGCTGTTTCGGCAGGTGACAATTCCCACAGTTGCGGAATTCTGGTTAGAAAAATTTGCTTGGAGTAGTGTAGCTTTATCTCTAGTATTAATTGGAATGCGACTGGCGCTGCTCAAATCTTGGCGTAGCCTACCACAAGCAGGGATGAGCTTGGGAATCAAAATGCTGCTAGTTCCCTTGATATTGGGCAGCATTTTACCACTGTTTGGATTAACTGGGCCCATAGCAAAGATAATCGTGCTACAAATGGCTATGCCTCCAGCTTTCGCCACACTGGTAATTGCTGAGACATTCAATCTTGATCGCGATCTGGCAGTTACTGCCTTAGCTGCTGGGGCTATAGTATTACTGGTTACTCTCCCAGTTTGGCTGTGGCTATTTTGATTTTGGATTTTTGCACTGTGACGCGATCTGTCAATATGATTAACTTTCTGTGATCACCAGCTTTTGATTTTCTTGACAGTGCTGAAGAAATATCTCTCACTTTTCTAAAGTTCTTACACTCAGCACTTGCGGTGGTGTCGAATCTGGTGGATAAATCACATCTACTTGTACTATCCGCTTAGTCGAAGGTGGAAGTACAACCTGCACCAATGGTTCTAACACCTGACCAGTTCTGTGACATAGATGTATGTAGCGCGTCTTTTGTTGACCTTGTTCATCGCTAAACTTGCCGCATAAACTCGATCGCTACTACGCAACCGTACAAGAATGTCACATGGAATGTTGGCAGGTGAGTAATGGTAGTTCTTTTCTCACTTTCTGTCAAAAGGGGGACTGTATTCAATCAGACACCCCTTTTCATGATTATCATTATTGTATTATTTTATTGCCAACCATACTACACAATAATTGTTTAAAGGTCACGGATGCTTTGAGGCTGACTTGAGAATATTTTTAACCTGTAATTCCTTTTGATTTGCGTTCTCTCATATCGCTTTTAGTCTAAACTCCAGTCTCTAGAAAAAGGCTGAAACATACTTACTAAACTTGATATAAATCTTTCTGAGGAGGGACGGACTTACTCAAACTTCACGAGAATATGGAAAAAGTGAGTTTGCTTGTGATAACCGATAAAACCTATAGTCTGGAGTTAATAAAAATGGCCGATGTGACAAATATAGCGACTAAGCTTGCTGATCTAAAGCTTTTTCAGAATGTTCTGTTGGAAAGTGAGCAGAAGTTAATAGCACAGACTGACGACAATACGATTTGCGAGCGGCTCGAAGGAATGATAAACAGCGACCGCGAAAATCTCGGTATCATCGAAGCAGTTATTTCTAGATACGGCAACGCAGCAGAACCTCGCGACATTACTCAACAACATGCCCAGAAGGTAAACCAAATGATGAGCGGCTCCGAGCTAACTCTGTATGACAAGTACTTACAGCTTGAGTTGCTAAAGCATCAACAGACAATGACCGGGCTGGTTCTACACAAGGTTGCCCAGTCCTTGAATGATGACCTTCAAGATTTGATGGAACCGCTCAACCGAGTTAATTTTGAAAATCGCGCTCACCAAGAGATTCTTAAAGGCGTTCTTTACTTCGTCGGAACACGAGAGATAGCCGGTAAGGAACCTGACATGGGTCTGTGGGCTAGCATTGAACAGGGAATAGCAGCCCTTAAGGGTGTTATAAGTAGCGCGGTAAGCTAGTAGAAATGAGTGGCAGAGGGCGCGTCATTCATGAGAATGTAATAGATTCATATAACTTATGCTACATTGAAGCATATTTTTAAGAGTGAATCATCTCTAACTTATTTCCTGCCACTCAAGCCATTTTTGTTTTGCTTTCTTACTGGTATGCAAGGAGCAATTGTCGTGAACAATGACACTGATGCGACCAGTTTGAACTAAAGTGTTTTGTGCCTTAGCTGTAACCCAATCCATAACCTCGATGTAGCGTGTTGTTTTGAAACCACCTTGAACTAAGGCGTACTCGAAACTGACTTGAGGTTGCCATAAACCCAAAATACTAATGCAACCACCACGGCTACCAACTTGTGCCATTTGTTTTTGGCTACCGATACGACTATAGCGCTTCTCGTTTGCGTGAGATACACCCGTAGGGGCACGGCACTGCCGTGCCCCTACACCCCACGATATAATGTTGTACTGCATCTGAATGGGAACCGCTATATAACTGTAGCTAACGGCACTCCAAGGACAACACCCAGACTCATCAAGATACTTAAGCTCGACATAACCCTCTACTACCGCTTGCTTTAAGGTATCTAGGTCTGCAAGCTTCAAGTCGTTGTTTTTCTGGGTCTTGTTTTCTCTTATGAGTATGGCGGGTGCGTTTCCATTTCCACTTTTTTTTATGACAGATTTAGTCTAAACTCCAGTAATTTAGCTAGCATAAATTTGATCGTCAAGAAAGCTGTGTTGTCAAATATAACTTTTTATTACTACAAGTTCCTTGAAGCGGATTTTTGAGAATGCGATCGCTGTTTGTAGTATTTGCTATTTAACACTCACATTTCACCTCTATCACTCCCCCGCTGCTATCAATGTTTATAACTTCTTAATGCTTACTTGATACCTAAACAACCAAATTTTTCCACGCCTTATTGCTGGCTCAATTTCTGAATCTCACCATACGCACGGTAGAAACCACCGTGTGCCGATGAGCGTACTTATTATGCACCCTGTACTGGATGCTGTCCATAATATGGTAAAGCCTCTGACCAATTAGGAAATTTGCCCTCTTGCCAATCGAGGTTAGCTAATTCCAAAATACTTGTCACCGTCGCTGCTAACCCAGATTGAGCTTGAATCAACTGATAATCAGTGTTCCAATTCGCTAAAGTTTTCTGCCATGCTTCTGGTGTTAATACTCTATCTGACAAACACACTTTTAGTTTAGAATTATCTGGCTCAAACTGATAAATAGCAGCGAAAATTTGACCTCGTTGTGCTGGCATTTCCACAGCAATAGTTTTTGGATTTTGACTTTTACCTGCTTCTGACCAAGCTACCGCAGCCAAAGTTGAAATCGCAAATACAGGAATATCTAACTGTTGCCCTAAAGTACGAGCAGTAACAACGCCAATCCGAGTTCCCGTAAAGCCACCAGGTCCTTTTGCAACTGCGATAAAGGATAAATCTGCCCAAATTTGCGGTTTGATAAATTCAATTAAATATTGATGCACTAAGCTAGATAGATCGCGCCCTAAATTCCAAATTTGAGAGCGAGTATCGCCTGCAAAATTACTAATTTCCAAACCTAATTCTGGTGTGGTGGTATGTAGTGCTAAAGCGTATTTATTTATGGCAAGGTCGTCTTGTTCCGTTAGCAAAGTTATTTAAAATATCTATTTTCATAAAGTTAACGTGAATTATTCAAGCATATAACATAGCAGTTCTTAATTAGAATAGACTACATATCTTTTCTTCTGCTTTGGACAGAATTCTCAGGGCAAAGGTTCTGCTGTTTCAACAAAATCAGAACGTGATGGCGCAAGCGCCCGCTGTAGGCGATCGCAAATGTTCGCTTGCTGTTGACTTTCTAATAGCGATCGCTTTCCTGACATCTCCTCCCTGTACCATGAATTTGCGATCGTTGAAGGACAAAATCTTACTACAGCAGTTTTCATATATTTGATGTACATCTGTCGTAAGGGCACAGCAATGCTGTGCCCCTACCGCGTGGTCTATTTACCTGAAAATAGCTTGTAAGATACACCAATCATTTTCTATCAAGTCGGCACTAATTCACCAGGACGCAATTTCGACCACTTACCTGTTTCCCGCTTAAAGCTCAGACAACCAACAACATCCCATTCCATTTCAATCACATCATCTTGAGTCCGAATGTTGACATTGATAGAAGGTTCATTCGGATCAAAATTTGGTGTTTCGGTCAAGTGAGGCTGTTGGTGCTGCCCTTCTACGGCATGATAGGTAAAACAGCTGTCTACATAGTGGCAGTTCACACAAATACACATAATAGAACCAACTCCAGGGGCCTTTATTGTTAATCTAACTTAAGCCCAACTGTTATTCATGAGTTGCTGGGTTGATTTTTATTACAATGCACGAATCAGTTCCTTCTACCCTAGCTCCCGAAAATTGGCCTTTCAGCTTGGAATTCTTGCCACAACCAGCTTACATGGTAGGTGGCGCTGTCCGAGATGCGATCCTTGGCAGAACTCGCGAATATCTGGATCTAGATTTTGTTATACCATCTAAGGCGGTAAAGGTAGCAAGAGCGATCGCTCATCATTATAAAGCTGGTTTTGTGTTACTTGATGCACAACGACAAATTGCGCGTGTGGTTTTTCCCCATGCTACGGCTGACTTTGCCCAACAGGAAGGAGATAGTTTAGAAGTTGATTTGCACAGACGAGACTTTACAGTAAATGCGATCGCCTATAATCCCCATACGCAAGAAATTATCGATCCTCTGCAAGGTTATATAGACTTACAACAGGGCATTTTGCGAATGGTATCATCCGCGAACCTAGAAGATGACCCTTTGCGGTTAATGCGAGGTTATCGCCAAGCCGCCCAACTAGGTTTTACTATTGAGCCAGCTACCCAAGCCGCAATTCGTTCTTTGGCATCACATCTTGGCAAAGTTGCAGCCGAAAGAGTTAGGGTAGAAATTGGCTATCTACTGGCAAATTTTCAGGGTACTCCTTGGATAACAATGGCTTGGGAAGATGGTTTACTTGCCCCTTTCTTCAAAAATGCTACCCGTGAAAGCTTACTCAAACTAGCAGCAGTTGACACAGCCGCCGCCTTACTCACAGAAAAGTGGCAACAACTAGGGGTACAACTCCAAGAATATGTCCGCGATAGTATTAAAACTACTTGGCTAGGTGTTGCCAAACTTGCTTGTCTTGTCAACCCAGATCCAGAATTAGCAGAAATAGAGCTACAGGAACTAACTTATAGTCGTGCCGAAATCCGAGGTGTAACTACTGCTCTGAAACTGTTACCGCAGTTTCAAGTAGTTGATATGTCGTTGCGAGAACAATACTTTTTGTTTCATGACGCAGATATTGTGTTCCCCGCTACGGCAGTGCTAGCTGTAGCAATTAATAATCTGGTAGAGGCAATATCTGGTGACAAGCCACTACACACACTAGTGGAAAATAAAGCAATGAGCTACCAAGTCTTAGCACCTTTGATTAACCGCTACCTCAACCCTGATGATGCGATCGCTCATCCCACTCCACTAGTAAGCGGGAAGGAGTTGATTACAACATTAAATATTCCAGCTTCGCCAATTATTGGCCAACTGCTGACTGAAATTGGCATAGCACAAGCTGAGGGGAAAGTTTCTACACCAACAGAGGCGATCGCTTATGCACGTCAGTTAATTGATGGTTAAATATACTTAATTAATTTATGGTAATGTAACAAAGTCCATGCCTACGCAATTTGGGCACTCCTGCTTAAGGCTGGTGAATCTGCAATTTCAAATCCTTTAAGTATCCCCTACTTACCATAAAATACGGATTTTTATAGTCAATCCTGGCAATTGCATACATCACTTATGCTAATATTTGCTTGATGTTATGACTGCTTTGCTATGTTATTTCCTAAAATTTAGCGCCGATGGATAACCGAATGAACTATACACTAACCTATTCATTTTTATGCCTGAGTTGGTCGTTCGTACATTGAATTAAACACATACTATAAATAAAGACTTTCAGGTTTTCCTGATCGATAGAGTTTTTATGCCCAGCTTTTCTTAGACAGGACTAAGTGCTTATGAATAGACAGCCTTTAATTTTGGTTGTAGAACAGAGTTTACATGATTTAGAGCTACTTAATTCTCATCTAGGAATATTAAATTTTTTATGTATTTGCACCAAACAAGGGGTGAGGGCTGTGATGTTGGCACAAACTCATCAACCAGATTTAATCCTGCTAGATATGAAGCTATCTAATTTGAGTGCGAACCAAGTCATTGACGATCTCAAACATGACTCAAAAACTGCTACCATTCCCATCATTGCAGTCACACCTCTAACAACTATACAAGATGATCGCTCCACAATGCTCACAGCAGATGATTGCATTACTAAACCTTATGATTTTAATCAATTAGAAGTAGTAATTAGTCGCTACATCACTCCGCTAAATTCCTAACATTTATCTTGGGAATAGATTCGGGATTACGAACTTCAGATAATTCCTTGAGAATTACAACAATCCCAGAACGACCTGTTGTTAGATTTGTGTTTGTCATCAGGTAGAGGACAGGTTGACCAATAATTTCCTGAATCAAATTTTTTAAATCTGGTTTAATTATTTTCTCTAAATATAATCGTACTTGTTCAGCTAAAGTATCATAACCTCCTTTCAGTAAAGTTTGTTCAGCTTGGGTAACAGAGTTTTCTATAGAAATTACGATTTCAGTATCAAAAAAATGACAAATGATTTGGCTAGGAGACTTTCCTAGTTTATCATTATATAAATTTGTAATCCGCTGTGATATTTCTGTTTCTAATTGTCCTATAGTCTGTTGTATCATTAGTGCTACTATGTAATACTTGTCGTTATAATCGGGGAATTGGAATATTCAACATTATAGTAGATGATTATGGAATAGCTGAGAGAATTAATTACTATTTTATATAAAGTTCCTGTATCAATGTGATGTATTTAGTATGTATTTATTTAAGAATATTTGCAAATTTGATGAAGTAAAATTTGTTAACTCACAATTTGTACAGTGTTAGGTTAATAACTGGATTTTATCGTCATTTGCTCATGGCTAATCAGCTTATTCTGTGCTACATCAGCTTAGACGTAGCCCACCGTACCTGTATCTCACAATCCAATACTTAATTAGTCATGTTTATCCAAATAGTCATCAATGACAAATGCATATAGTACCACATCAAAATGTAATGTAAATTACAAAATTTTCTATACCTTCCGGTGCAGCTAGTAAGCAGATAAATTTAGGTTCTAATAAAGACTATGTTAGCCACTAAGACAATTTGTGAAAAACCAATACAACATATTCGACATTAATTCTTAGAAGCCCATATCCTCCACTCTGGTGACACATTCTTTACGAGCAAAGCAACTGTGATTCTACAATGTCAAAGCGCTTAGTAATTCCTGGTAAATACCGAACTGGCTCAACTGCGGCTTTGGTAATAACCAAATTACCGCCTGGCTTCATAATCTTGCCATCTACCTGCAAACAACCTTTATCTGTTGCATCTTGCAGTTCTGGCATATTGATGTCGCCAAAGGGATCTGTTAGCTACCTCTAATCAGTTTTTATTTTTATGGCTTTAAATATCTAGTGTGGTATTAGTCGTATTGTTGAACCCAATAAATTACACAAGAATTTCATAATTAGCGATTAATCATGGCTAATTTAAAGATGACTTTAAAAATGATTTAATCGATATATTTTGTGAGAAAGTTAATACAAAGGTATATTCACTGATCTCAAATTCATGGATTCTTTATTTATCAATTCCTTACTTGAAGAGTTGAAAAACCCGGATCCCACAGTGCGCGACAACGCAACCAGAAAAATCTGGCGGATCTGGTTTCAGCAAAAGGGAATCTATGGGCTGGAAATAATCGACCGCAGTCAAAAGTTACTGGATGCAGGTGAAATTGCTGAAGCTGAAACAGCGCTGACGGCATTAATTAAAGACCAGCCAGATTTTGCCGAAGCTTGGAATCGTCGAGCTTTCCTCTATTACAGTATTGGCGATTATCAAAAATCTCTGGCAGATTGTCAGATGGTTGTGCAGATAAATCCAATACATTTTGGAGCGCTTCATGGTATGGGCTTATGTTATGCAGCAATAGGAGAGTATGGTCAAGCTATCCGAGCTTTTCAACGTGCTTTAGAAATTCAGCCCTATTCGCTAGTGAATCAAAAGTTGATTCTAGAATGTACATTTAGATTTAGCTACAACGGCAGATAGGAGAGAGTATCATACTGTTTTATGAATCCGTTATCATCCTCATCAACAACAATTCATCGCCTTAGTTACCATAGTTTTATTCAATAAGCTTCTATCTGAATTAAGAGCAGCGTCATTGCTGCTTGTACTAACAGCAACCAACCGTCAACTAGCAATTCTCGGTTGAATTAAAGCTAACTTTAGTACAAACTAGATAGCACAAGCAGAATGCAGTGGATTTTACTAAGCGATGTCTACGACGGGCTGCGCCTACGCCACTGGTATTTACAAAGACTACAGGTTTAGATGTAACTATCAAGGCGGAGTGGTCTCTAGCTTCTCAGTGGTACTCAATTGTTGATGGGGGTACGGTAGATTTATTTATGATTTATGGCATCGATGCCGTGAATACCATAGCTACAGTTACAGCAATTTTCAAGAAAGAACCTTGTGTCTGATTGCACATCCCAACTCAGCAATTAAAATTCTTACCGATCTTAAAGGCAAACCAATTTATGTCTCTGTTTCTGCTAAGATTATCTATTAACCTTTACTCAAAGCAAAGTATGGTTTTAGGAAGATCAAAAAGTAATTTGTGAATAAAGGGATAGGGTATTAACCTTTTAGTTGTTAATAACTGAACTTGAACCCCGTAGAAATAGCGTTTTTTTGAAGCTATATAACCCGGAGGCGGAGCGTTTTTGGCTTTGCTCTGTAATCCTCTAATTTGACCATTTTCACATTGAAGATGCGAATATTATCGCAGATTGGTACAGGGAATGAGTCTAAAAGATATTCCGTACAATCACTACTTTCTTTTAATATCATCCCTATTTGATGGAATAAATCATTCATCAGCATCGAGATTCCATGTAATCGTCGGTTAAAACGTGATTTTTCTAACATTGTAGAAATCAGATTGTGGTCTTTCATCTAGTTACAAGTTGCGCTCTGATTACCACTAAAAAATATTGCTGCAACCAGTGCCGTTGTGATAATTTCCGCATCACTCATCTCTGTGCGACATCTTCATGATGCCCAATCGCTTTTAACAAGTCATTAGTGATACGCATAGATAGCAATTATTTCGTTTAACATCTTCCCCTCCGTTTTTGTTCCTGGAGGGGATTTTATTATACATACTGACTCCATACACTACCCTGAAGCGCTAGCGATCGCATAACTAGCAGCTTGGGTTAATAGCCATAACTTTCTAGGCTTCGGTGCAAAATATGCTAAAGCGATCAGCAAGTAATCTTTCTCCAGCATTTGCTTCACTAACAACCACTTTTAACAAAAGCCCCAGACTATCAACCAAAGTTTGCCGCTTTTAGGTTTACTTTATAAATAGCCTCTAAAACACAAAAACCCCCGACTAAATTAGCCGAGGTAAAGTCGAGAAGTGAGATTAACGATGAGATACAGCGATACCGAAATCAAAAAATCTTAGCTAACGCTAAAACCAACCAAAACTAAAGCGGTGACGATTAAAGTTGTAAAAAGACCCTGTAAAACGTATTTACGTTGTTCCCAAATTGCTGGGTACTCAGCGTAGTACATCTTGGGTTCTGCTGCGTAGTTGTTGAAAATGCCGTCTTCGTTAGTGGTAGTGTACATAGTTTTTTCTCTTCTTTGTTTACTTATATAACGAAATATAACAATCATGTTACAAATCGTCAATATGACTTGACAAAGAAAGACTGATAGTAGATTTAAAAGTGACTTATCAGCGATCGCAGATTCTGGCGAAGCGGTTCTAGGCAATGAAAGCAGCTTGTATATAGCCCTCTTTTACCACTCTAGACAGA harbors:
- a CDS encoding CCA tRNA nucleotidyltransferase; translation: MHESVPSTLAPENWPFSLEFLPQPAYMVGGAVRDAILGRTREYLDLDFVIPSKAVKVARAIAHHYKAGFVLLDAQRQIARVVFPHATADFAQQEGDSLEVDLHRRDFTVNAIAYNPHTQEIIDPLQGYIDLQQGILRMVSSANLEDDPLRLMRGYRQAAQLGFTIEPATQAAIRSLASHLGKVAAERVRVEIGYLLANFQGTPWITMAWEDGLLAPFFKNATRESLLKLAAVDTAAALLTEKWQQLGVQLQEYVRDSIKTTWLGVAKLACLVNPDPELAEIELQELTYSRAEIRGVTTALKLLPQFQVVDMSLREQYFLFHDADIVFPATAVLAVAINNLVEAISGDKPLHTLVENKAMSYQVLAPLINRYLNPDDAIAHPTPLVSGKELITTLNIPASPIIGQLLTEIGIAQAEGKVSTPTEAIAYARQLIDG
- a CDS encoding response regulator; this translates as MNRQPLILVVEQSLHDLELLNSHLGILNFLCICTKQGVRAVMLAQTHQPDLILLDMKLSNLSANQVIDDLKHDSKTATIPIIAVTPLTTIQDDRSTMLTADDCITKPYDFNQLEVVISRYITPLNS
- the psb34 gene encoding photosystem II assembly protein Psb34 — translated: MYTTTNEDGIFNNYAAEPKMYYAEYPAIWEQRKYVLQGLFTTLIVTALVLVGFSVS
- the tsaB gene encoding tRNA (adenosine(37)-N6)-threonylcarbamoyltransferase complex dimerization subunit type 1 TsaB, with product MLTEQDDLAINKYALALHTTTPELGLEISNFAGDTRSQIWNLGRDLSSLVHQYLIEFIKPQIWADLSFIAVAKGPGGFTGTRIGVVTARTLGQQLDIPVFAISTLAAVAWSEAGKSQNPKTIAVEMPAQRGQIFAAIYQFEPDNSKLKVCLSDRVLTPEAWQKTLANWNTDYQLIQAQSGLAATVTSILELANLDWQEGKFPNWSEALPYYGQHPVQGA
- a CDS encoding AEC family transporter — its product is MTNLLELYVKLGGLVLVGFILGRKLPVTVPTRLGRFLFWVGVPISIVSFLRQSSLSGQIWIAPAIAYLAILLGAFLACLGIKAQVHFRNTVPQAPTQASLILAAMLGNTGYLGFPITLAMVGKEYFAWALFYDLLGSFPGAYGLGVLLAARFGGGIHNHWQIARPILINPALWGFGFGLLFRQVTIPTVAEFWLEKFAWSSVALSLVLIGMRLALLKSWRSLPQAGMSLGIKMLLVPLILGSILPLFGLTGPIAKIIVLQMAMPPAFATLVIAETFNLDRDLAVTALAAGAIVLLVTLPVWLWLF
- a CDS encoding hemerythrin HHE cation-binding protein, with product MINSDRENLGIIEAVISRYGNAAEPRDITQQHAQKVNQMMSGSELTLYDKYLQLELLKHQQTMTGLVLHKVAQSLNDDLQDLMEPLNRVNFENRAHQEILKGVLYFVGTREIAGKEPDMGLWASIEQGIAALKGVISSAVS
- a CDS encoding Ycf34 family protein; the encoded protein is MCICVNCHYVDSCFTYHAVEGQHQQPHLTETPNFDPNEPSINVNIRTQDDVIEMEWDVVGCLSFKRETGKWSKLRPGELVPT
- a CDS encoding tetratricopeptide repeat protein, whose protein sequence is MDSLFINSLLEELKNPDPTVRDNATRKIWRIWFQQKGIYGLEIIDRSQKLLDAGEIAEAETALTALIKDQPDFAEAWNRRAFLYYSIGDYQKSLADCQMVVQINPIHFGALHGMGLCYAAIGEYGQAIRAFQRALEIQPYSLVNQKLILECTFRFSYNGR
- a CDS encoding DUF2294 domain-containing protein translates to MIQQTIGQLETEISQRITNLYNDKLGKSPSQIICHFFDTEIVISIENSVTQAEQTLLKGGYDTLAEQVRLYLEKIIKPDLKNLIQEIIGQPVLYLMTNTNLTTGRSGIVVILKELSEVRNPESIPKINVRNLAE